One genomic window of Manihot esculenta cultivar AM560-2 chromosome 16, M.esculenta_v8, whole genome shotgun sequence includes the following:
- the LOC110602852 gene encoding probable alpha,alpha-trehalose-phosphate synthase [UDP-forming] 7 isoform X1 — MMSRSYTNLLDLASGNFPVMGQPREKKRLPRVMTVPGVISELDDDQANSVASDVPSSLVQDRIIIVANQLPVKAKRRPDNKGWGFSWDEDSLLLQLKDGLPEDMEVIYVGSLRVEVDLSEQDDVSQLLLDRFKCVPAFLPPDILSKFYHGFCKQHLWPLFHYMLPFSASHGGRFDRSLWEAYVAANKIFSQRVVEVLNPEDDYVWIHDYHLMVLPTFLRRRFNRLRMGFFLHSPFPSSEIYRTLPVREEILKALLNSDLIGFHTFDYARHFLSCCSRMLGLEYQSKRGYIGLEYYGRTVGIKIMPVGIHMGQIESVLRLADKEWRVGELKQQFEGKTVLLGVDDMDIFKGVNLKLLAMEQMLKQHPKWQGRAVLVQIANPARGKGKDLEEIQAEIQASCKRINETFGQPGYEPVVFIDRPVSLSERAAYYTVAECVVVAAVRDGMNLTPYEYIVCRQGVSGSESSSESSGPKKSMLVVSEFIGCSPSLSGAIRVNPWNIEATAEAMNEAISMSESEKQLRHEKHYRYVSTHDVAYWSKSFFQDMERTCKDHFRRRCWGIGFSFGFRVVALDPNFRKLSTDAIVSAYLRSKNRAILLDYDGTVMPQTSINKTPSQEVISIINALCGDVKNTVFIVSGRGRESLGKWFSPCKKLGIAAEHGYFIRWSVDEQWETCGQNSDFGWIHIAEPVMKLYTESTDGSSIETKESALVWHHRDADPGFGASQAKEMLDHLESVLANEPVAVKSGQFIVEVKPQGISKGFVAERIFTSMVERGKQADFVLCIGDDRSDEDMFEIIGNATANGVLSSSTSVFACTVGQKPSKAKYYLDDTTEVINMLEALAEASDSSPSPGNSP; from the exons ATGATGTCTAGATCGTATACCAATCTTTTAGATCTAGCCTCTGGTAACTTCCCGGTAATGGGTCAACCCCGTGAAAAGAAACGGTTGCCTCGTGTAATGACCGTTCCTGGGGTCATTTCTGAGCTTGATGACGATCAGGCCAATAGCGTAGCCTCGGATGTGCCATCTTCGCTGGTTCAGGACCGTATAATCATTGTGGCCAATCAGCTACCAGTGAAAGCTAAACGCAGACCAGATAATAAAGGATGGGGTTTTAGCTGGGATGAGGACTCGTTGTTGTTGCAGTTAAAAGATGGCTTGCCAGAAGATATGGAAGTTATATATGTAGGTTCCTTGCGGGTGGAAGTTGATTTGAGTGAACAAGATGATGTGTCACAGCTTTTATTGGATAGGTTCAAGTGTGTGCCGGCATTTCTGCCCCCTGATATTTTGTCCAAATTCTATCATGGGTTCTGTAAGCAACATCTGTGGCCTCTTTTCCACTATATGCTTCCCTTTTCAGCTAGTCATGGTGGGCGATTTGATCGATCTTTGTGGGAGGCATATGTGGCTGCAAATAAGATCTTTTCTCAAAGAGTGGTTGAGGTTTTAAACCCAGAGGATGATTATGTTTGGATTCATGACTATCATTTGATGGTGCTACCCACATTTCTGAGAAGAAGGTTTAATAGATTGAGAATGGGGTTTTTCCTCCACAGTCCATTTCCATCATCTGAGATATATAGGACTTTACCTGTGAGGGAAGAGATCCTTAAGGCTCTGTTGAATTCTGATCTCATTGGCTTTCACACATTTGATTATGCACGTCATTTTCTCTCTTGTTGCAGTCGAATGCTGGGTTTGGAGTATCAATCAAAGAGAGGTTATATTGGGTTGGAGTATTATGGAAGGACAGTTGGAATAAAGATCATGCCAGTGGGGATTCACATGGGTCAGATTGAGTCAGTTTTGAGACTTGCAGATAAGGAATGGAGAGTAGGAGAGCTGAAACAGCAGTTTGAAGGAAAGACTGTCCTACTCGGGGTTGATGACATGGACATATTCAAAGGTGTCAATTTGAAGCTATTGGCAATGGAACAGATGCTGAAGCAGCATCCGAAGTGGCAGGGGAGGGCGGTCTTGGTGCAGATTGCTAACCCTGCTAGAGGAAAGGGGAAAGATCTTGAGGAGATACAGGCTGAAATACAGGCAAGCTGCAAGAGAATTAATGAAACTTTTGGTCAACCTGGGTATGAACCAGTTGTATTCATTGATAGGCCAGTATCCCTCAGTGAAAGAGCTGCATACTATACTGTTGCAGAATGTGTTGTTGTGGCAGCTGTGAGGGATGGAATGAATCTTACTCCTTATGAGTACATTGTGTGCAGACAGGGTGTATCTGGGTCAGAGTCTAGTTCTGAATCCAGTGGGCCCAAGAAGAGCATGCTGGTTGTATCAGAGTTCATTGGATGTTCTCCTTCACTCAGTGGTGCGATTCGGGTCAATCCCTGGAACATTGAAGCAACTGCTGAGGCGATGAATGAGGCAATTTCAATGTCTGAATCTGAGAAGCAGTTGCGCCATGAGAAGCATTACAGATATGTCAGCACACATGATGTGGCATACTGGTCAAAAAGCTTCTTCCAAGATATGGAAAGAACTTGCAAAGACCATTTTAGAAGGCGTTGTTGGGGGATTGGCTTCAGCTTTGGTTTCAGGGTTGTTGCACTTGATCCTAATTTCAGAAAGTTATCTACCGATGCTATTGTCTCGGCTTATTTGAGGTCCAAAAACAGGGCTATATTGTTGGACTATGATGGAACTGTAATGCCTCAAACATCCATCAATAAGACTCCAAGTCAAGAGGTCATATCTATAATTAATGCTCTGTGTGGTGATGTGAAGAACACTGTTTTCATTGTAAGTGGTAGAGGAAGGGAAAGTTTAGGCAAGTGGTTTTCTCCTTGCAAGAAGCTTGGAATCGCTGCTGAACATGGCTATTTTATAAG ATGGTCTGTGGATGAGCAATGGGAGACTTGTGGACAGAATAGCGACTTTGGATGGATTCACATAGCAGAGCCTGTCATGAAGTTATACACAGAATCAACTGATGGCTCTTCTATTGAGACCAAGGAGAGTGCCTTAGTTTGGCATCATAGGGATGCTGATCCAGGTTTTGGAGCCAGCCAGGCCAAGGAGATGTTGGACCATTTAGAAAGTGTGCTAGCAAATGAACCTGTTGCTGTAAAAAGTGGTCAGTTCATTGTGGAAGTAAAGCCACAG GGAATCAGTAAAGGGTTTGTTGCAGAAAGGATCTTTACATCAATGGTTGAAAGGGGAAAGCAGGCTGATTTTGTATTGTGCATAGGTGATGACAGATCAGATGAGGACATGTTTGAGATCATTGGCAACGCAACAGCAAACGGTGTTCTATCCTCGAGCACATCTGTTTTTGCCTGTACTGTTGGACAAAAACCAAGCAAAGCCAAGTACTATTTGGATGACACAACTGAGGTCATAAACATGCTTGAAGCTCTTGCAGAAGCTTCAGATTCATCACCCTCTCCAGGAAATTCTCCATGA
- the LOC110602852 gene encoding probable alpha,alpha-trehalose-phosphate synthase [UDP-forming] 7 isoform X2, which produces MMSRSYTNLLDLASGNFPVMGQPREKKRLPRVMTVPGVISELDDDQANSVASDVPSSLVQDRIIIVANQLPVKAKRRPDNKGWGFSWDEDSLLLQLKDGLPEDMEVIYVGSLRVEVDLSEQDDVSQLLLDRFKCVPAFLPPDILSKFYHGFCKQHLWPLFHYMLPFSASHGGRFDRSLWEAYVAANKIFSQRVVEVLNPEDDYVWIHDYHLMVLPTFLRRRFNRLRMGFFLHSPFPSSEIYRTLPVREEILKALLNSDLIGFHTFDYARHFLSCCSRMLGLEYQSKRGYIGLEYYGRTVGIKIMPVGIHMGQIESVLRLADKEWRVGELKQQFEGKTVLLGVDDMDIFKGVNLKLLAMEQMLKQHPKWQGRAVLVQIANPARGKGKDLEEIQAEIQASCKRINETFGQPGYEPVVFIDRPVSLSERAAYYTVAECVVVAAVRDGMNLTPYEYIVCRQGVSGSESSSESSGPKKSMLVVSEFIGCSPSLSGAIRVNPWNIEATAEAMNEAISMSESEKQLRHEKHYRYVSTHDVAYWSKSFFQDMERTCKDHFRRRCWGIGFSFGFRVVALDPNFRKLSTDAIVSAYLRSKNRAILLDYDGTVMPQTSINKTPSQEVISIINALCGDVKNTVFIVSGRGRESLGKWFSPCKKLGIAAEHGYFIRESVKGLLQKGSLHQWLKGESRLILYCA; this is translated from the exons ATGATGTCTAGATCGTATACCAATCTTTTAGATCTAGCCTCTGGTAACTTCCCGGTAATGGGTCAACCCCGTGAAAAGAAACGGTTGCCTCGTGTAATGACCGTTCCTGGGGTCATTTCTGAGCTTGATGACGATCAGGCCAATAGCGTAGCCTCGGATGTGCCATCTTCGCTGGTTCAGGACCGTATAATCATTGTGGCCAATCAGCTACCAGTGAAAGCTAAACGCAGACCAGATAATAAAGGATGGGGTTTTAGCTGGGATGAGGACTCGTTGTTGTTGCAGTTAAAAGATGGCTTGCCAGAAGATATGGAAGTTATATATGTAGGTTCCTTGCGGGTGGAAGTTGATTTGAGTGAACAAGATGATGTGTCACAGCTTTTATTGGATAGGTTCAAGTGTGTGCCGGCATTTCTGCCCCCTGATATTTTGTCCAAATTCTATCATGGGTTCTGTAAGCAACATCTGTGGCCTCTTTTCCACTATATGCTTCCCTTTTCAGCTAGTCATGGTGGGCGATTTGATCGATCTTTGTGGGAGGCATATGTGGCTGCAAATAAGATCTTTTCTCAAAGAGTGGTTGAGGTTTTAAACCCAGAGGATGATTATGTTTGGATTCATGACTATCATTTGATGGTGCTACCCACATTTCTGAGAAGAAGGTTTAATAGATTGAGAATGGGGTTTTTCCTCCACAGTCCATTTCCATCATCTGAGATATATAGGACTTTACCTGTGAGGGAAGAGATCCTTAAGGCTCTGTTGAATTCTGATCTCATTGGCTTTCACACATTTGATTATGCACGTCATTTTCTCTCTTGTTGCAGTCGAATGCTGGGTTTGGAGTATCAATCAAAGAGAGGTTATATTGGGTTGGAGTATTATGGAAGGACAGTTGGAATAAAGATCATGCCAGTGGGGATTCACATGGGTCAGATTGAGTCAGTTTTGAGACTTGCAGATAAGGAATGGAGAGTAGGAGAGCTGAAACAGCAGTTTGAAGGAAAGACTGTCCTACTCGGGGTTGATGACATGGACATATTCAAAGGTGTCAATTTGAAGCTATTGGCAATGGAACAGATGCTGAAGCAGCATCCGAAGTGGCAGGGGAGGGCGGTCTTGGTGCAGATTGCTAACCCTGCTAGAGGAAAGGGGAAAGATCTTGAGGAGATACAGGCTGAAATACAGGCAAGCTGCAAGAGAATTAATGAAACTTTTGGTCAACCTGGGTATGAACCAGTTGTATTCATTGATAGGCCAGTATCCCTCAGTGAAAGAGCTGCATACTATACTGTTGCAGAATGTGTTGTTGTGGCAGCTGTGAGGGATGGAATGAATCTTACTCCTTATGAGTACATTGTGTGCAGACAGGGTGTATCTGGGTCAGAGTCTAGTTCTGAATCCAGTGGGCCCAAGAAGAGCATGCTGGTTGTATCAGAGTTCATTGGATGTTCTCCTTCACTCAGTGGTGCGATTCGGGTCAATCCCTGGAACATTGAAGCAACTGCTGAGGCGATGAATGAGGCAATTTCAATGTCTGAATCTGAGAAGCAGTTGCGCCATGAGAAGCATTACAGATATGTCAGCACACATGATGTGGCATACTGGTCAAAAAGCTTCTTCCAAGATATGGAAAGAACTTGCAAAGACCATTTTAGAAGGCGTTGTTGGGGGATTGGCTTCAGCTTTGGTTTCAGGGTTGTTGCACTTGATCCTAATTTCAGAAAGTTATCTACCGATGCTATTGTCTCGGCTTATTTGAGGTCCAAAAACAGGGCTATATTGTTGGACTATGATGGAACTGTAATGCCTCAAACATCCATCAATAAGACTCCAAGTCAAGAGGTCATATCTATAATTAATGCTCTGTGTGGTGATGTGAAGAACACTGTTTTCATTGTAAGTGGTAGAGGAAGGGAAAGTTTAGGCAAGTGGTTTTCTCCTTGCAAGAAGCTTGGAATCGCTGCTGAACATGGCTATTTTATAAG GGAATCAGTAAAGGGTTTGTTGCAGAAAGGATCTTTACATCAATGGTTGAAAGGGGAAAGCAGGCTGATTTTGTATTGTGCATAG
- the LOC110603362 gene encoding protein GRAVITROPIC IN THE LIGHT 1, which translates to METIKCRSIPSSNKSKIARTFQKVINLKTATRIASNNGIGICLFNPENKFQDDHPPTIYYKSHNASIDKHKDDSKAKRKAALDALAAKLFAGITAIKAAYAELQLAQTPYCSDAIHAADQAVVQELKLLSELKRSFFKNELDHLSSQVTVMLAEIQEQQSLMKTYEITIRKLQAETQVKDSEISSLKKQLDESMAFNKSLEKILNESGPLSMFDNVQFSTLNTTHFVQFLHSALRSMRSFVKLMVREMEVAEWDIEAAAKAIEPESIFSKPPHRCFVFESFVSKTMFEGFNYPNFMLPNESPPPMNHHHRGEHYFNKFKKLKSVNPRHYLNQNPTSSFARFTRAKYLKLVHAKMECSLFGNLNHRKLVNSGGFPDSAFFTAFLEMARRVWSLNLLAFSFGENVSIFQVSKNSRFSEVYMESVAHESLLESDGVEAELRVDFTVVPGFKIGKTVIQSQVYLSPAVAYR; encoded by the coding sequence ATGGAGACTATCAAATGCAGATCAATCCCCAGCAGCAACAAGAGCAAGATTGCAAGAACTTTTCAAAAAGTCATAAACCTCAAGACTGCAACAAGAATTGCTTCCAATAATGGGATTGGGATTTGTCTATTCAATCCAGAAAACAAATTTCAAGATGATCATCCACCCACAATTTACTACAAATCCCATAATGCTTCCATCGACAAGCACAAGGATGATTCTAAAGCCAAGCGCAAGGCAGCTTTGGATGCGTTAGCTGCCAAGCTTTTTGCAGGCATCACTGCTATCAAAGCAGCTTATGCTGAGCTTCAACTGGCTCAGACTCCTTACTGTAGTGATGCTATTCATGCTGCAGATCAGGCTGTTGTGCAAGAGCTCAAGCTACTCTCAGAACTTAAACGAAGCTTTTTCAAGAATGAACTTGATCATCTCTCATCACAGGTTACTGTTATGCTTGCTGAGATTCAAGAGCAACAAAGCTTGATGAAGACTTATGAGATCACCATCAGGAAACTTCAAGCGGAAACTCAGGTTAAAGATTCAGAAATTTCTTCTCTGAAGAAACAGCTCGACGAATCCATGGCGTTTAACAAGTCTTTAGagaaaatattaaatgaaaGTGGGCCTTTGTCGATGTTTGATAATGTTCAGTTCTCCACTTTAAACACAACCCATTTCGTGCAATTCTTGCATTCTGCTTTGAGATCCATGAGGAGTTTTGTTAAGTTGATGGTTCGTGAAATGGAAGTTGCTGAATGGGATATTGAAGCTGCTGCAAAAGCAATCGAACCTGAATCCATTTTTTCAAAGCCACCCCATCGTTGCTTTGTGTTTGAATCATTTGTGAGCAAAACGATGTTCGAGGGTTTCAACTATCCAAACTTTATGCTCCCAAATGAATCTCCACCGCCCATGAATCACCATCACAGGGGTGAACACTACTTCAACAAGTTCAAGAAGCTAAAATCTGTAAACCCAAGACATTACCTGAACCAAAATCCAACTTCATCCTTTGCAAGATTCACAAGGGCCAAGTATCTCAAGCTTGTCCATGCAAAAATGGAATGCTCTCTGTTTGGGAACTTGAACCATAGGAAGCTAGTGAACTCCGGTGGATTCCCGGATTCTGCTTTCTTTACAGCTTTCCTTGAGATGGCTAGGCGAGTATGGTCTTTGAACCTTCTGGCCTTTTCATTTGGTGAAAATGTTAGCATTTTTCAGGTGAGCAAAAATTCAAGATTCTCTGAAGTGTACATGGAGAGTGTAGCCCATGAATCTTTACTCGAAAGTGACGGTGTTGAAGCTGAGCTCCGGGTGGATTTCACGGTGGTTCCTGGGTTCAAGATCGGTAAAACTGTGATACAGAGTCAGGTTTATCTATCGCCGGCGGTTGCTTACCGGTGA